The following are encoded in a window of Saccharothrix longispora genomic DNA:
- a CDS encoding quinone oxidoreductase family protein: protein MRAIQITEFGGPEVLTEVDLPDPVAGPGELLVDVSRAGLNYADTHQAENSYLAKQELPLVPGGEVVGTTGDRRVVALTSGGGGYAQKAVVPEATAFDVPDGVDDVTALSMVVQGATAWLLLRRSAHLEEGETVVVHAAAGGVGTIAVQLAKRWGAGRVIATASSEDKRALALELGADVAVDSTSPDMTATLREANDGRRVDVVLDMTGGAVTDQSVAALAPFGRLAFYGMASREQPSPIPPGKLLVRSTAVAGMWLPHAFTLPGRVVHRAMGELFDLVLAGDLRAVPGGEYGLSEVRRAHEDLRSRRSTGKLVLDPSR from the coding sequence GTGCGCGCCATCCAGATCACCGAGTTCGGCGGACCGGAGGTCCTCACCGAGGTCGACCTGCCCGACCCCGTCGCCGGACCGGGGGAACTCCTCGTCGACGTCAGCCGCGCGGGCCTCAACTACGCCGACACCCACCAGGCCGAGAACTCCTACCTGGCCAAGCAGGAACTGCCGCTGGTGCCCGGCGGCGAGGTCGTCGGCACCACCGGCGACCGGCGCGTCGTCGCCCTCACCTCCGGCGGCGGCGGCTACGCGCAGAAGGCCGTCGTGCCCGAGGCGACCGCGTTCGACGTGCCCGACGGCGTGGACGACGTGACCGCGCTCAGCATGGTCGTGCAGGGCGCCACGGCGTGGCTGCTGCTGCGCCGCAGCGCCCACCTGGAGGAGGGCGAGACCGTCGTCGTGCACGCCGCCGCGGGCGGGGTCGGCACGATCGCCGTGCAGCTGGCCAAGAGGTGGGGCGCCGGTCGCGTCATCGCCACCGCCAGCAGCGAGGACAAGCGCGCGCTCGCCCTCGAACTCGGCGCCGACGTGGCCGTCGACTCGACCTCGCCGGACATGACGGCCACCCTGCGCGAGGCCAACGACGGCCGCCGCGTCGACGTCGTGCTCGACATGACCGGCGGCGCGGTCACCGACCAGAGCGTCGCGGCGCTCGCGCCGTTCGGCCGACTCGCGTTCTACGGCATGGCCAGCCGCGAGCAGCCGTCGCCGATCCCGCCCGGCAAGCTGCTCGTCCGCTCCACCGCCGTGGCCGGCATGTGGCTGCCGCACGCCTTCACGCTGCCCGGCCGCGTGGTGCACCGCGCCATGGGCGAGCTGTTCGACCTGGTGCTCGCGGGCGACCTGCGGGCCGTGCCGGGGGGCGAGTACGGCCTCTCCGAGGTGCGCCGCGCCCACGAGGACCTGCGCTCGCGGCGGTCGACCGGGAAGCTCGTCCTCGACCCCTCGCGCTGA
- a CDS encoding SDR family NAD(P)-dependent oxidoreductase, with product MDFSGKVALVTGAANGIGAGLARRLAAAGASVVVADVDDAGGEAVADEVGGVFVHCDVRDPRDSEAAVALAVERFGGLDVAVLNAGIATGFTFDDFDVERYRTVMGINLDGVVYGVHAALPALRARGGGRIVATASMAGLMAMPMDPLYGANKAAVVGLVRGLGPVLAADGITVNAVCPSFADTNIVTGVKDALEAAGMPIMGVDDVVDAFVSVLRSGQPGECWFVQAGRPSAPFTFPNPPGPRTATGERVRFTRDPLTTSDVPEES from the coding sequence GTGGATTTCTCGGGCAAGGTCGCACTGGTCACCGGAGCCGCGAACGGCATCGGCGCGGGCCTGGCGAGGCGGCTCGCCGCGGCCGGTGCCTCGGTCGTCGTCGCCGACGTCGACGACGCGGGCGGCGAGGCCGTGGCCGACGAGGTGGGCGGCGTCTTCGTCCACTGCGACGTGCGCGACCCCCGCGACAGCGAGGCGGCCGTGGCCCTGGCCGTCGAGCGGTTCGGCGGCCTCGACGTCGCCGTGCTCAACGCCGGCATCGCCACCGGCTTCACCTTCGACGACTTCGACGTCGAGCGGTACCGCACCGTCATGGGCATCAACCTCGACGGCGTCGTGTACGGCGTGCACGCCGCCCTGCCCGCGCTCAGGGCGCGCGGCGGCGGGCGCATCGTGGCCACCGCCAGCATGGCCGGCCTCATGGCGATGCCCATGGACCCCCTCTACGGCGCCAACAAGGCGGCGGTCGTCGGCCTCGTGCGCGGCCTCGGGCCCGTGCTCGCCGCCGACGGCATCACGGTCAACGCGGTCTGCCCGTCGTTCGCCGACACGAACATCGTCACCGGCGTCAAGGATGCCCTGGAGGCCGCCGGGATGCCCATCATGGGCGTGGACGACGTGGTCGACGCGTTCGTCTCCGTGTTGCGCTCCGGCCAACCCGGTGAATGCTGGTTCGTGCAGGCCGGGCGTCCCAGCGCGCCGTTCACCTTCCCCAACCCGCCCGGTCCGCGCACCGCCACCGGCGAGCGCGTCCGCTTCACCCGCGACCCGCTGACCACGTCCGACGTCCCCGAGGAGAGCTGA
- a CDS encoding VWA domain-containing protein, with amino-acid sequence MRWLAALLVLALLGGCTTATPDPVVVTVLAGSELADLEPVLADLRRDTGVELKLDYRGTVRASEELAAGTGHDLAWLATNRYLRLRGADVPLSTSTMLSPLVLGVKAGRADGLRGGSWADVAARAAAGELRFAMADPRVAGSGLAALIGVATAAAGTGAALRTEDVACDKLQGFLTGRVVGADGAAEVAEEYVRRQDEVDAVVGYESTVLSLNASGRLREPLDVVYPRDGIVLSDYPLMLLEPGKRAVYDRVVDWLRTPSAQKSIMERTLRRPVDPSLERVAQLRGPVGTALYFPATQDVVDSLLAAYDRAGQPATVVFVLDHSTSMEGPRIAGLREAFATLGLGGGFDRFRVGETVVLVRFAGTVLEERSVTVRGEADLAELSRALGSAGLAGHTAIFSALDHAYRLAGGGTVVLMTDGENNAGMSADDLLAAWPAPPRTYAIRFGEADPAELARVALAAGGRVVDATSGSLLEAVREIRGCR; translated from the coding sequence GTGAGGTGGCTCGCCGCACTGCTGGTCCTGGCGCTGCTGGGCGGCTGCACGACCGCGACGCCCGACCCCGTCGTGGTGACCGTGCTCGCCGGTTCCGAGCTGGCCGACCTCGAACCGGTGCTGGCCGACCTGCGCCGCGACACCGGCGTGGAGCTGAAGCTCGACTACCGGGGCACGGTGCGGGCCAGCGAGGAACTGGCCGCGGGCACCGGCCACGACCTCGCCTGGCTGGCCACCAACCGCTACCTGCGGCTGCGCGGCGCCGACGTGCCGCTGTCCACCAGCACGATGCTCTCGCCGCTGGTGCTGGGCGTGAAGGCGGGCCGCGCGGACGGGCTGCGCGGCGGGTCGTGGGCTGACGTGGCGGCCCGCGCGGCGGCGGGGGAGCTGCGCTTCGCGATGGCCGACCCGAGGGTGGCCGGCAGCGGCCTGGCCGCGCTGATCGGCGTCGCCACGGCCGCCGCGGGCACCGGCGCGGCGCTGCGCACCGAGGACGTGGCGTGCGACAAGCTCCAGGGCTTCCTCACCGGCCGGGTGGTCGGCGCGGACGGCGCGGCCGAGGTCGCCGAGGAGTACGTGCGGCGGCAGGACGAGGTGGACGCCGTCGTCGGCTACGAGTCGACCGTGCTGTCGCTCAACGCCTCCGGGCGGCTGCGCGAACCGCTGGACGTCGTCTACCCGCGCGACGGCATCGTGCTGTCCGACTACCCGCTGATGCTGCTCGAACCGGGCAAGCGGGCGGTCTACGACCGGGTGGTGGACTGGCTGCGCACCCCGTCCGCCCAGAAGTCGATCATGGAGCGCACGCTGCGCCGCCCGGTCGACCCCTCGCTGGAGCGCGTGGCGCAGCTGCGCGGACCCGTCGGCACCGCGCTGTACTTCCCGGCGACGCAGGACGTGGTGGACTCCCTGCTCGCCGCCTACGACCGGGCCGGGCAGCCCGCCACCGTGGTGTTCGTGCTCGACCACTCCACGTCGATGGAGGGCCCGCGCATCGCCGGGCTGCGCGAGGCGTTCGCGACGCTGGGCCTCGGCGGCGGCTTCGACCGGTTCCGGGTGGGGGAGACGGTGGTGCTGGTGCGGTTCGCCGGGACCGTGCTGGAGGAGCGGTCGGTGACCGTGCGCGGCGAGGCCGACCTGGCGGAGCTGTCACGGGCGCTGGGCTCGGCGGGGCTGGCCGGCCACACGGCGATCTTCTCCGCCCTCGACCACGCCTACCGGCTCGCGGGCGGCGGCACGGTCGTGCTGATGACCGACGGCGAGAACAACGCGGGGATGAGCGCGGACGACCTGCTGGCCGCGTGGCCCGCCCCGCCCCGCACGTACGCGATCCGGTTCGGCGAGGCCGACCCCGCGGAGCTGGCCCGGGTCGCGCTGGCGGCCGGCGGCCGGGTCGTGGACGCGACCTCCGGGTCGCTGCTGGAGGCGGTGAGGGAGATCCGTGGTTGTCGATAG
- a CDS encoding DUF6319 family protein, which translates to MQADTLVEQEDKVDAVAPAAPVQEDAPVPQEKPEPGVEADAAPELKSGPGAETAPRAETTPKTAPRAESGPKPEDAEAKPAKRAKSTAKKTRTVELTLTVTGTADGEWQADLVHGTRRVVQGLSISAAAVSRAAKELHEDIAGGIEDVIETARAQHRTRMEELEAELAKVKAALAELND; encoded by the coding sequence GTGCAGGCGGACACGCTCGTGGAGCAGGAAGACAAGGTGGACGCCGTCGCGCCCGCCGCACCCGTGCAGGAGGACGCGCCCGTGCCGCAGGAGAAGCCCGAGCCCGGGGTGGAGGCCGACGCCGCACCCGAGCTCAAGAGCGGGCCCGGGGCCGAGACCGCACCGAGGGCCGAGACCACGCCCAAAACCGCGCCCAGGGCCGAGAGCGGCCCGAAGCCCGAGGACGCCGAGGCGAAGCCCGCCAAGCGCGCCAAGTCGACGGCCAAGAAGACCCGCACGGTCGAGCTGACGCTCACCGTCACCGGGACCGCCGACGGCGAGTGGCAGGCCGACCTGGTGCACGGCACCAGGCGGGTCGTGCAGGGCCTGAGCATCTCGGCCGCGGCCGTGTCGCGCGCGGCCAAGGAGCTGCACGAGGACATCGCCGGCGGCATCGAGGACGTCATCGAGACCGCTCGCGCCCAGCACCGCACCCGCATGGAGGAGCTGGAGGCCGAGCTGGCGAAGGTGAAGGCCGCCCTCGCCGAGCTCAACGACTGA
- a CDS encoding MaoC family dehydratase: MRVFANLDELAAARGEHLGFGDWHEITQDEINLFADATGDHQWIHVDLEKAAAGPFGAPVAHGYLTLSLIPMLVRDVYTVQGLRMGVNYGLNKVRFPSPVTVGSRVRAGAELVEITDTAQGRQAVVKVTVEIDGHAKPACVAETVVLLVA, translated from the coding sequence ATGCGGGTATTCGCGAACCTCGACGAGCTGGCCGCCGCCCGGGGCGAGCACCTGGGCTTCGGCGACTGGCACGAGATCACCCAGGACGAGATCAACCTGTTCGCCGACGCCACCGGCGACCACCAGTGGATCCACGTCGACCTGGAGAAGGCCGCCGCCGGACCGTTCGGCGCCCCGGTCGCGCACGGCTACCTCACGCTGTCGCTCATCCCGATGCTGGTGCGCGACGTCTACACCGTCCAGGGCCTGAGGATGGGCGTGAACTACGGCCTGAACAAGGTCCGCTTCCCCAGCCCGGTCACGGTGGGCTCGCGCGTCCGGGCGGGCGCCGAGCTGGTGGAGATCACCGACACCGCGCAGGGCAGGCAGGCGGTGGTGAAGGTGACCGTCGAGATCGACGGCCACGCCAAGCCCGCGTGCGTCGCCGAGACCGTGGTGCTGCTCGTCGCCTAA
- a CDS encoding cation:proton antiporter, translating into MHSTATALIQLGAVFFGLGLLGKMAWRIGISPIPLYLVGGLAFGQGGLVPLHGIEDFTHISSEIGVILLLLLLGLEYSAAELMTGLKRSWTAGVLDIVLNAAPGAAAALILGWGPVGALAMAGVTYISSSGIIAKVLGDLGRLGNRETPVVLSVLVFEDLAMAVYLPILTAVLAGVSFVGGLTAVGISLLAITVVLVVALKFGRYVSAVVDSPDPEVFLLRVLGAALLVAGVASQLQVSAAVGAFLLGIAISGSTAENATRMLEPLRDLFAAMFFVVFGLNTDPASIPPVLGLAVALAVVTTLTKVATGWWAAKRQDIGKMGRARAGAALVARGEFSIVIASLTVASGAVDGRLAALATAYVLLMAVLGPVAARVVEPVVRFTQKRGREPATV; encoded by the coding sequence TTGCACAGCACAGCCACCGCGCTGATCCAACTCGGCGCGGTCTTCTTCGGTCTGGGCCTGCTCGGCAAGATGGCCTGGCGCATCGGGATCTCGCCGATCCCGCTCTACCTGGTCGGCGGCCTGGCCTTCGGGCAGGGCGGGCTGGTCCCGCTGCACGGCATCGAGGACTTCACGCACATCTCCAGCGAGATCGGCGTCATCCTCCTGCTGCTCCTGCTCGGCCTCGAGTACTCGGCGGCCGAGCTGATGACGGGTCTCAAGCGGTCGTGGACGGCGGGTGTCCTGGACATCGTGCTGAACGCGGCGCCCGGCGCGGCAGCGGCGCTGATCCTGGGCTGGGGCCCGGTGGGCGCGCTGGCGATGGCCGGCGTCACCTACATCTCGTCCTCGGGGATCATCGCGAAGGTCCTCGGGGACCTGGGCCGGCTCGGCAACCGGGAGACGCCGGTGGTGCTGTCGGTCCTGGTGTTCGAGGACCTGGCGATGGCGGTGTACCTGCCGATCCTGACGGCCGTGCTGGCGGGCGTGAGCTTCGTGGGCGGCCTGACGGCGGTGGGCATCTCGCTGCTCGCCATCACGGTGGTGCTGGTCGTCGCGCTGAAGTTCGGCCGGTACGTGTCGGCGGTCGTCGACAGCCCGGACCCCGAGGTGTTCCTGCTGAGAGTGCTCGGCGCGGCGCTGCTGGTGGCCGGTGTGGCGTCGCAGCTGCAGGTGTCGGCGGCGGTGGGCGCGTTCCTGCTGGGCATCGCGATCTCCGGTTCGACCGCGGAGAACGCGACGCGGATGCTGGAGCCGCTGCGGGACCTGTTCGCGGCGATGTTCTTCGTGGTGTTCGGCCTGAACACCGATCCGGCGTCGATCCCGCCCGTGCTGGGGCTGGCGGTCGCGCTGGCGGTGGTGACGACGCTGACGAAGGTCGCCACGGGCTGGTGGGCCGCGAAGCGGCAGGACATCGGGAAGATGGGCCGGGCGCGAGCGGGCGCGGCGCTGGTGGCGCGCGGCGAGTTCTCGATCGTGATCGCCTCGCTCACGGTGGCGTCCGGCGCGGTGGACGGGCGGCTCGCGGCGCTGGCGACGGCGTACGTGCTGCTGATGGCCGTGCTGGGCCCGGTGGCCGCGCGCGTCGTCGAACCCGTCGTGAGGTTCACCCAAAAGCGTGGTAGGGAACCGGCGACGGTCTGA
- the fabG gene encoding 3-oxoacyl-ACP reductase FabG, translating to MAETDARVAIVTGAARGIGAAVATRLARDGFAVALLDLDEDGCADAVGKIRAAGGTALAVGVDVGDSAAVETAVQRVADELGPPVVLVNNAGVLRDNLLFKMTDDDWDTVVNVHLRGSFLMSRAVQRYQTKAGWGRIVNLSSTSALGNRGQANYAAAKAGLQGFTKTLAIELGKFGVTVNAIAPGFIATDMTAATAARVGVDFEDFKKGAAAAIPVGRVGTPEDIAHTASFLVSDGAGFVSGQVLYVAGGPKD from the coding sequence GTGGCCGAGACTGACGCACGGGTGGCGATCGTCACCGGCGCCGCGCGGGGCATCGGCGCCGCCGTAGCCACCCGGCTCGCGCGGGACGGGTTCGCCGTCGCGCTGCTCGACCTGGACGAGGACGGCTGCGCGGACGCCGTCGGGAAGATCCGGGCCGCGGGCGGCACGGCCCTCGCGGTGGGGGTGGACGTCGGCGACAGCGCCGCGGTGGAGACGGCCGTGCAGCGCGTGGCCGACGAGCTGGGCCCGCCGGTCGTCCTGGTGAACAACGCGGGTGTCCTGCGCGACAACCTGCTGTTCAAGATGACCGACGACGACTGGGACACGGTCGTGAACGTGCACCTGCGGGGCTCGTTCCTGATGAGCCGCGCGGTGCAGCGGTACCAGACGAAGGCGGGCTGGGGCCGGATCGTGAACCTGTCCAGCACCTCCGCGCTGGGCAACCGGGGCCAGGCCAACTACGCCGCCGCCAAGGCGGGCCTCCAGGGCTTCACCAAGACGCTGGCCATCGAGCTGGGCAAGTTCGGCGTCACGGTCAACGCGATCGCCCCGGGCTTCATCGCCACCGACATGACCGCCGCCACCGCGGCCCGCGTCGGCGTGGACTTCGAGGACTTCAAGAAGGGCGCCGCCGCCGCCATCCCGGTCGGCCGCGTCGGCACGCCCGAGGACATCGCGCACACGGCGTCGTTCCTGGTGAGCGACGGCGCCGGGTTCGTGTCCGGTCAGGTCCTGTACGTCGCCGGCGGACCGAAGGACTGA
- a CDS encoding TetR/AcrR family transcriptional regulator, which produces MASVPERLIDAATRLFAAKGFDRVAVQEIVDLAGVTKGAMYHYFGSKDDLLHEIYGSLLRMQTERLVGIADGSAPVAERLRAAAVDVVVTSVDNFDQARVYFRSADQLAEDKRREVRAERRRYHERFRSLVEEGQEAGVFRADVPADLTVHYFFGTVHHLGQWYSADGPLSAEQVGGHFADLLLGSLRPA; this is translated from the coding sequence ATGGCATCGGTACCGGAGCGGCTGATCGACGCGGCGACCAGGCTGTTCGCCGCGAAGGGCTTCGACCGGGTCGCGGTGCAGGAGATCGTCGACCTGGCGGGCGTCACCAAGGGCGCCATGTACCACTACTTCGGGTCCAAGGACGACCTGCTGCACGAGATCTACGGCAGCCTGCTGCGGATGCAGACCGAGCGGCTGGTGGGGATCGCGGACGGGTCCGCGCCGGTCGCCGAACGGCTGCGCGCCGCCGCCGTGGACGTCGTCGTGACCTCCGTGGACAACTTCGACCAGGCCCGCGTGTACTTCCGCTCGGCCGACCAGTTGGCCGAGGACAAGCGCCGCGAGGTGCGCGCCGAGCGGCGCCGCTACCACGAGCGGTTCCGGTCGCTGGTCGAGGAGGGCCAGGAGGCGGGGGTGTTCCGCGCCGACGTGCCGGCGGACCTCACCGTCCACTACTTCTTCGGCACCGTGCACCACCTCGGCCAGTGGTACAGCGCGGACGGCCCGCTGTCGGCCGAGCAGGTCGGCGGGCACTTCGCCGATCTGCTGCTGGGGTCGCTGCGCCCCGCCTAA
- a CDS encoding S8 family serine peptidase: MSQPTGAGTTGRYLVLLEDRSVAAGAREMSRVAGITATSTADHATTAELAAADGLIFQDLGIAVVDATPDQVARLSRAAESPGPIAVVEAERVVQAYDTADTGQAAAVDESVFTWGLQAVGANLSSATGKGVRIAVLDTGFAADHPDFAGRAVITNSFIEGETADDAHGHGTHCVGSAAGPRTPASGGPGYGVAHEAEVYAGKVLSNAGFGSDSGILAGIEWAIANGCAVVSMSLGAAVRPGTPHSLIFEQAATRALAKGTLIIAAAGNESRRPGSVNPVGHPANCPSILAVGAVDVHRGIAFFSCGTVDAVGQVDLVGPGVDVYSSWNREDGALGRHKRIQGTSMATPHVAGVAALVAEKHGARGWELWARLAQSGRRLDLPSTDVGGGLVQAP, from the coding sequence ATGTCACAACCAACAGGCGCCGGGACCACGGGCCGCTACCTGGTGCTCCTGGAGGACAGGTCGGTCGCGGCCGGCGCCCGGGAGATGAGCCGGGTCGCGGGCATCACCGCCACCAGCACCGCCGACCACGCCACCACCGCCGAACTGGCCGCCGCGGACGGCCTGATCTTCCAGGACCTCGGCATCGCCGTGGTCGACGCCACGCCCGACCAGGTCGCGCGGTTGTCGCGGGCCGCCGAGTCGCCGGGGCCGATCGCGGTGGTCGAGGCCGAGCGCGTCGTGCAGGCGTACGACACGGCCGACACCGGGCAGGCCGCCGCGGTGGACGAGTCGGTGTTCACGTGGGGCCTCCAGGCCGTCGGCGCGAACCTCAGCTCGGCCACCGGAAAGGGCGTCCGGATCGCCGTGCTGGACACCGGTTTCGCCGCGGACCACCCGGACTTCGCGGGCCGCGCGGTGATCACCAACTCGTTCATCGAGGGCGAGACCGCGGACGACGCGCACGGCCACGGCACGCACTGCGTCGGCAGCGCCGCGGGGCCGCGCACGCCCGCGTCGGGCGGGCCGGGGTACGGCGTCGCGCACGAGGCCGAGGTCTACGCGGGCAAGGTGCTGTCCAACGCGGGCTTCGGCTCGGACAGCGGCATCCTCGCCGGCATCGAGTGGGCCATCGCGAACGGCTGCGCCGTCGTGTCGATGTCGCTGGGCGCGGCCGTGCGGCCGGGCACGCCGCACTCGCTGATCTTCGAGCAGGCGGCGACGCGCGCGCTGGCCAAGGGCACGCTGATCATCGCGGCGGCGGGCAACGAGAGCAGGCGGCCCGGCTCGGTCAACCCGGTGGGCCACCCCGCGAACTGCCCGTCGATCCTCGCCGTGGGCGCGGTGGACGTGCACCGGGGCATCGCGTTCTTCTCCTGCGGCACCGTCGACGCGGTGGGCCAGGTCGACCTGGTCGGGCCGGGCGTCGACGTCTACTCCAGCTGGAACCGCGAGGACGGCGCCCTGGGCAGGCACAAGCGCATCCAGGGCACGAGCATGGCCACGCCGCACGTCGCGGGCGTCGCCGCGCTCGTCGCCGAGAAGCACGGCGCGCGCGGGTGGGAGCTGTGGGCGAGGCTGGCGCAGTCCGGCCGCCGCCTGGACCTGCCCTCCACGGACGTCGGCGGCGGACTGGTGCAGGCACCCTAG
- a CDS encoding cation:proton antiporter regulatory subunit, whose protein sequence is MNVEVTPLPGIGTRQDFMIRAGRRIGVITYRDGKFELIVSHSDDPDGCAASIPLSAAEAGTLAGLLGAPQLVAHLEEQHRDVAGISTQQFPIVPGSRFDGRPLAETELRTRTGASIVAVVRAGSVHPSPRPDFVFGGADLVVVVGTREGLNAAGELLGSG, encoded by the coding sequence ATGAACGTCGAGGTCACGCCGCTCCCCGGAATCGGCACCCGCCAGGACTTCATGATCCGCGCGGGCAGGCGGATCGGGGTGATCACCTACCGCGACGGCAAGTTCGAGCTCATCGTGTCGCACTCGGACGACCCCGACGGCTGCGCGGCGTCCATACCGCTCTCGGCGGCCGAGGCGGGCACGCTCGCCGGCCTGCTCGGCGCGCCGCAGCTGGTCGCGCACCTGGAGGAGCAGCACCGCGACGTCGCGGGCATCTCGACGCAGCAGTTCCCGATCGTGCCCGGTTCCCGGTTCGACGGGCGCCCGCTGGCCGAGACGGAGCTGCGCACCCGCACGGGCGCCTCGATCGTCGCGGTCGTGCGCGCGGGTTCCGTGCACCCGTCGCCGCGCCCGGACTTCGTGTTCGGGGGCGCCGACCTGGTCGTCGTGGTCGGCACGCGCGAGGGCCTGAACGCTGCCGGTGAACTGCTGGGGAGTGGCTGA